The following coding sequences are from one Sylvia atricapilla isolate bSylAtr1 chromosome 23, bSylAtr1.pri, whole genome shotgun sequence window:
- the LOC136370940 gene encoding D(2) dopamine receptor: MDPLNLSWYDGDRNWSRALNASDAAQKPHYNYYAVLLALLIFIIVFGNVLVCMAVSRERALQTTTNYLIVSLAVADLLVATLCMPWVVYLEVVGEWRFSRIHCDIFVTLDVMMCTASILNLCAISIDRYTAVAMPMLYNTRYSSKRRVTVMIAVVWVLSFAISCPLLFGLNNTDEKECIIGNPAFVVYSSIVSFYVPFMVTLLVYVQIYIVLRRRRKRVSTKRSSHVLDSDTQAPLKDKCTHPEDVKLCTVIVKSNGSFQVNKRKVEAESHIEEMEMEMVSSTSPPEKTALKPTAPSNHQLIVPVASNRGNNSTLQAPLSSPGKVEKNGHAKESHHTARVFEIHSLPNGKTRNLLKAVIRRKLSQQKEKKATQMLAIVLGVFIICWLPFFITHILNMHCDCNIPPAMYSAFTWLGYVNSAVNPIIYTTFNIEFRKAFMKILHC, translated from the exons ATGGATCCCCTCAACCTCTCGTGGTACGACGGGGACAGGAACTGGAGCAGGGCCCTGAACGCGTCGGACGCGGCGCAGAAGCCGCACTACAACTACTACGCCGTGCTGCTGGCCctcctcatcttcatcatcGTCTTTGGCAACGTCCTGGTGTGCATGGCCGTGTCCAG GGAGAGAGCCCTGCAGACCACCACCAACTACCTGATCGTCAGCCTGGCCGTGGCTGACCTGCTGGTGGCCACGCTCTGCATGCCCTGGGTGGTCTACCTGGAG GTGGTTGGGGAGTGGCGGTTCAGCCGCATCCACTGCGACATCTTTGTCACCCTGGACGTCATGATGTGCACGGCCAGCATCCTCAACCTCTGTGCCATCAGCATTGACAG GTACACGGCCGTGGCCATGCCCATGCTCTACAACACCCGCTACAGCTCCAAGCGCAGGGTCACCGTCATGATCGCCGTGGTCTGGGTGCTCTCCTTTGCCATCTCCTGCCCGCTGCTCTTCGGCCTCAACAACACAG ACGAGAAGGAGTGCATCATTGGCAACCCAGCCTTCGTGGTGTACTCCTCCATCGTGTCCTTCTACGTGCCCTTCATGGTGACGCTGCTGGTGTACGTGCAGATCTACATCGTGCTGCGGCGCCGCAGGAAGCGCGTCAGCACCAAGCGCAGCAGCCACGTGCTGGACTCGGACACTCAGGCTCCCCTGAAG GACAAATGCACTCATCCAGAAGACGTCAAGCTCTGCACAGTTATTGTGAAGTCCAATGGGAGCTTCCAAGTTAATAAGCGCAAAGTG GAGGCAGAGAGTCACATAGAAGAGATGGAAATGGAGATGGTGTCCAGTACCAGTCCCCCTGAGAAAACGGCCCTCAAACCCACAGCACCAAGTAACCACCAGTTGATTGTGCCAGTTGCTTCTAATCGGGGCAACAACTCTACCCTGCAGGCACCCCTGAGCAGCCCCGGGAAGGTGGAGAAGAATGGCCATGCCAAAGAATCCCACCACACAGCCAGGGTCTTCGAGATCCACTCCCTGCCCAACGGCAAGACGAGGAACTTGCTCAAGGCCGTGATCAGGAGGAAACTGTCCcagcagaaggagaagaaagccACGCAGATGCTGGCCATCGTGCTCG GTGTTTTCATCATCTGCTGGCTCCCCTTCTTCATCACTCACATCCTGAACATGCACTGCGACTGCAACATCCCTCCGGCCATGTACAGTGCCTTCACGTGGCTGGGCTATGTCAACAGCGCTGTCAACCCGATTATCTACACCACCTTCAACATCGAGTTTCGCAAGGCTTTCATGAAGATCCTCCACTGCTAA